One Thermodesulfobacteriota bacterium genomic window, TGGATTTTGGTCACAGAATCAGCGCTGTTACCTTTAATCCAAAAGGAGCATTTTTTAAATACTCAGCATAGCTTTTGCCATTCTCCCCAGCTTAGCTGGGGGTTTAGCTCTGTAATTAAATCCGGCTTTTCTCAAGCCTGCGGCATAATGCGCAAACACTTCATCTTTCATTGGCAATATCTCAGCAGCCCTCTTTAAAGAAAATTGGGGAATGATTCGCTTGACTTCTTCAGCCTTGGCCCGAGCAAATTCTTTTTTACCCAAATGACCGTAACATGAAGCAAGCATACTGTGGGCGGGCATGAAATTCGGATTTTTAATGATGGCCTTTTGCAAAGCGGCCACGGCTTCCTCATACATTTGGAGCTCGAAAAAGGCATGACCCAAGCTAAAGATATAGTGTTCCGGATAGTTCGGGTTTAAACGGATGGCCTTTTCAAGATACCCAAGGCCTTTTTTCGGCAAACCGGAAAACACCAGGGCCTCTCCCAGCGACGAAAGCGCATCCGCATCATTGGGGTTGAGAAAAACGGCTTTCTTAAGCTCTGCAATGGCTTCCTCGTGTCGCTTCTTCCACAGGTACACATTCCCCAGGATGACATGTCCCTGAGGAGAGGATTCATCCAGGCTTACCGCCTTTTTCCCCAGCTCTAACGCTTCATCAAGCAGTTTCGGGTCATAATTCCACGCATGCATCCAGGCTATTAATCGAGTCCATACCAGGCCCTCATAGGCTGAAGTATAACCCGGATCAATCTGGATGGCCCGTTCAAACATCTCCCCGGCAAGTTCATTGCTTTCCCGGGTATAACGATTCAGCAGGGCAGAGCCTCGCAATACGAGATCGTAAGCGCCCAGGTTGTCGGTCCCTTTTTTGGTCATCCGTGTTTGTTCATCCTTTACAAGTTTTACCGCCAAAGCCTCAACAATTTTCCCGGTGACTTCATCCTGCAAAGTAAAAATATGCTTCATCTCCCGGTCATAGCGCTCCGCCCAGATATGATGGCCTGTTTTGGCATCAATAAGCTGGGCGTTAATTCGGACCCGATCACTGACCCTCCGCACGCTTCCTTCCAGCACATATCGCACCCCCAAATCCTTAGCCACTTGTTTAACTTTCACCGCCTTGCCCTTATAGGTAAACACCGAGTTTCGCGAGATGACAAACAGTCCGGAGATCTGTGAAAGGTCGGTGATCAAGTCTTCAGTCATGCCGTCGCTGAAATAGTCCTGATCGATATCGCCACTCATATTGGTAAAGGGCAAAACAGCGATGGAAGGTTTGTCGGGAAGTTTAAGTGCCCTGTGTTTTTCCAGAAGCCTGACAATGGGAGGTTTGTGCCCTTTTATGTTCAACTGGTGCTTCCAGGACACCATACCGGCGATGATTGCCACCACCACGGCAAAGGTCACCAGGCGTAATCGCCGCCGATGTTTCGGGTCATCCCTTCTAACTTTGTATTTCAGGACTCCGGCATCTTCGGGTCGTGTCAAAACACGATAGGCTCGAACCGGGTCGGAAATATTTTTCACTTTCTGTTTCCCCAGGAACTCGTATCCAAAAACTGACTTATTTTTCACATGATCATAAGCCGTTCCAGAGATACATACGCCACCTGCCTCGGCCAAACCCTCCAGGCGTGCGGTAATATTCACCCCGTCGCCAAAAATACTGTCTCCATCCTGGATGACATCTCCCAAGCTGACGCCAATGCGAAACGCCATACGGCGTGCTTCAGGCAATTTTTCATTTCGGGATTTTAGTTTTTTCTGAATGTCCACCGCACACTCAATGGCATCAACCACGCTCACAAATTCAGCCAAAAGATTATCTCCTGTGGAGTCAACCACCCGGCCATTATATTGTCTGATGCAATTGGACATCAATTCCCGATAGGCGGTGAGGGTCTCTATGGTTGCCATCTCATCATCGCCCATCAATCGGCTGTAACCTTTTACATCGGCGCTTAGAATGGCGGTGAGCTTTCGGTAAACGCTTTCTGCATCCATGGGCAGCCCTCTTACGGTTAAAGAAAGGTAAATCGAGTTTAATTTAGTTTTTAGTGTCAGATAAAAAAGCGCGGTCAAGCCGGAAAGAATGGAAAATTCATGATACTGTCGACGATTTATATCAGATTTATTTATTTTGAGTCAAATAGTAAAAAAATAACAATCAATTTTAATTCATCCATTTTCAGCCTCCAGCCTTGGCCATGCTATGTCCGACCGGTATAACATAATAGCTGCCGTATGTTCCTTTACAGGTAAGATTGTAACGTCTGGTACCGTGAAAACAGACGATTTACCAGGCAAACCTTAGGCTTCATGTATCGTTGTGCCCAGTCGGGCATGAAAATTTATGCAAAACAGTATCATGACTTACACATGTAAACGTCCAACCCAGGCAAAATTTAGCCACTTACCGACTCTTTTTCGGACGGTTCACAACTACCAAAAGGGCAGGGGCAATAAAATAGTCCGCCAGCAGCGCCAGGACAATAGCCAGTCCGGTGAGAAAACCAAAATGAATCAGGTTAACCATAGTGGCAAACATAAAAATGAAAAAGCCGATGGACAGCACACAGGATGTCACCAGCATCGCACGTCCCGTGGTATGAAGGGTTTCCATAACAGCAAATTTTGCATCCCTGCTTTCTTCAAAATATCTTCTGAAATTATGCATAAAATGAATCGTATCATCCACGGCAAGACCGATGGCAATATTGCCCACCAGCATGGTAAAAAGATTCATGGGTATGTTTAGCCATCCCATCATACCGATGGTGATAATAATCGGTGCAAGATTGGGGACCATACTGAGAAGGCCGATACGCAGACGACCGATAAGGAGAATCATCAGAACAGTAATCACAATTAAGGCATATATGTAGCTTTTACTCATGCTGGCAATGGCGTTGACGACGGTTCTGAACATGAGCGCGGACATCCCGGTGATGGTGATTTTTACATCCGGGTATATTTCCTGAAAATGATCGTTTACTGTTTTAAGAAATTTAGTATAGGCAATGGCGTTGACGAAGGGCACTTTCACCATCAAACGTGCTTTGGAAAACTGGCTGTCGGTAAAGTCTTCCATATCGTCTGATCCGCTGTTTTCAAACAGAAGCAGTTCTTGGGCAATTAATTTTTTATCTTGGGGAATGGCGTAGAATTCTTTCCGGTTTTCATTTAAGGCACGATTGGTTTCTTTTAAAATGGTTGTAAGAGACCAGGCTTTCCCGGCAAACACTTTACCCACCTCGAGTGTTTCAAGATATGCGGCAGTCTTTTCCATCCTAGTTAAGATATCGGGATCATACAAACCGTTTTCTTTTCCGGTATCTAAAATAATCTCCAAACTGGCAGAACCACGAAGTTCTTGGTCGATTTTTTCGGTGGCAATACGGGCGGAGTTGTTTTTGGGAAGCCATTTCAATACATCGTGAGAAAAGTGGATATTCATGATACCGACTATTGATAAAGCAATGATGACTGTTGATATAATCAGAATTTTATACGGATGACCGGTTGAAATCCGCCCTGTTCTCGCAAGAAATCTGTCGATTGCAGTATCTTCAGCCAGGTCCTTTCTATTTTTTTTAATTTTAACCGGGACGATGGCCAGCAAAGCCGGCAGAAGAATAATGGTGTAAACCATGGCCAGAAGCACACCTGTGCCGGTAAAAATACCCACATCTGCAATGGGGGCAACCTCTGATGTTGAAAAGGAGAATAACCCTCCTGCAGTGGTAGCGGCCGTCATCAGTACGGCAAGGCCTGAATGGCCGATGGAATAGACAATGGCCTCTTCCCTGCTGCGGCTTTTGCGAAAATTGTGATAGAACATGGCCAGGATATGCACACTGTAACCCACACTCACTGCCAGCATGAAGGATGGAAGGATCTGGGTGGGTAGTTTTATCGGTGCCTTAAATGCCGCCATCAGACCGATGGTGGAAATAAGCGAGAGAATCACAATCAAAAGAGGCAACACCACACCGGTGGCCCTGCGGAACATGATAAAAAGAAATGCGCCCACGGTAATAAAAGCCAGCAGTAAAAACCGACGGACATCCTTTATCATTGAATGTTTCAAAAAGTGGGTGACCGCCGCTATGCCTGCAATGTGAATTTCAAAGTCGGGACTTCTATATTTGTTCGCCACTTTATTTACAGCCAAAACGACTTCACTGTTTTCTTTATCCGTTAAGTACTGTTTGTCGTTGGCGAAGTTAATTTTTTTTTCATCATCTTCAAATCCATCTATGGCGTCGATATCGGTTCCCACTGAAGAATAGGTCTGGGTCTGAATGACAATGGTGGTCATCTTGCTGTCTTCAGATATTAACAGGTTTTGATATAGCTGGTTATCAAGAGACCGCTGCTTTATCGCTGCTATATCTTCATCTGTTTTTGGCCAGTTTTCCATCAGGTCTTCAACGATCAGCTCATCTTTTTCCCCCCTTGTATTTCTGGCATTAATCAGGCTGGTAATGTCTTCAAGGTAGGGAACATTTTCCCATAGGTCCTGGTGCAGCTCTCCTAGCTTTTTAAGAAACTTTGCTTGGAAAACCTCCGGTGAACGGATGGCAACAATAATCAGCTCGTCTCTGCCGAATTGGTCTCGGAAAGTGTCGTAATCGACTCTGGCCGGGTCAGATTTGTGCATGAATCCCTCAGTAGATATATCGATTGTCAGCTTTGGAAGTTGCCACACGATGGGTGCAATAATTACAAGCATCATAAAAAGGGTTTTAAGCGGGTGGTGATATATGACCCGCGCCAGGGATTCGAACCATTTTTCTATTTTAATTCTAACTGTTGTCATTATATCCCTCAGCTCTTTATTTTGTTACCGCCTTTAAAATCAATTTTTCGATTTCACTGGAAACTTTGCCTGAAACGCTGTCGTCCAGTTTTTTAATATTTTCCGGAAAAACATCGTATCGAGATCTGACCGGATAACTCCCTTTATAAAACATGATGCCGCCTATCACCATTGAATGGATGATAAAAGGAGAGGCTTTGATAAAAACACCCTGTTTGACACCTTCTTCAAGGATATGGGTAACCATGCCGATGATGGTGGCAAAGTTTCTGACAATAATTTCAGGGAGATGCTGTCCTCCTGAAGCCTGTTCCCGCATCATAATAGGGGCAAGAAGCGGATTTTGATCCATGGTTTGGGTAACCGCATTAACATAATATTTTAGTTTTTGTTGGGGTGATAGGTTTTCATCTAAATTGCCGATGAAATGTTCGGCGGCGTTTCCTATTATATCGCGGAGAACTTCGGCGTACAGGGCTTTTTTGTCGCCGATGTGGTAGTAAATCATGGCTTTGTTGATGTTGGCCTGTTTGGCGATTTCATCCATACGGGCACCTTCAAAGCCGAATTCCGCAAAGGCTTTTGCCGCAGCGTTCAGGATACGGCGGATCGTTTTTTTTCGTTTTGTTTGTAATGAGTTGGTAACCATAAATGAATCGCTGGCAAATATCTAACTAATTAGTTAAACTAACTGGATGGTTATATTTACTCTTAAAATAATCCCCGGCTCAGATTTGTCAACTTTTTTTTGCTTTATGTTGAAGAATGGTTGTTGATCGCTTTTTTAAGCGCGGCAGCATGAACATCCCCGGCAAAATGGACAGGACTTTTTCCGTAAATCGGATCCCAGCCCGCCGGATCAGCCGTGCAGAAAAATTGGGTTTCAAGTCCCATGCGGATGATGGCTTCTTCGGCAGGCATATTGCCCACACGAAGTGCGGCCTCCCATGTGGCTCCGCATGGTGCCCCTCTTTTTACCTTTATATCGGTAATTTTTCCTGCCTCAACTTTTACGGAAAACTCCGGAGCGCCAAATTTTTTACCGTATAGACCCAGACGGACCTGCCTGGAAAGACCGCATCAGGTGGGTGGGCTAAAGACACCCTTGACCCGGACTTTTTTCCCTGAAACGACCACAGGTATGTTTTTTTCCCTGCACATGATCGCAAGATCATAAGACAGATCAGGATGCTTCAGGTAATCGAGGACCACATCGGCTCTGATGTCATTGGGCAAATATGGGAGTCCATCATCGATCACAGCTGGAAGGTATTCATCAATGGAAATAGTTTTTATTTTAAAAAGGCTTTTGCCGTATTTTAATATTCCCTGAATCTTGTTTTCTCCGCTTCCGTTTTGCTGAAAAACAACAATTTGTTGCGGTTTTGCAGTCTGTTCTTTTTTCATCATTTGTAACCCGAATATATTAATAGACCTTTATTCTTGGTGGTCTCTCCCGCTTTGCGGTGAACATCATCACCGTAATCACGGTAACAGTTCGAAATCAAGCTGTCTAAGTTTTTTCTCAAACAAGGCATTTTGCTCATCAAACTGATCGGTAACCGTTTCCAGTTCATCAAAAAGACTGTCGATGGTCATCCTGCAATCGTGTAACAACCGGGAAAGCTCCGCTATTCTTAAACCGTCTTGCTGCTGCGAAGCTTTCAGCATTTTTTCATTGAGTTTATTGAGCTTTTTTTCATGCATGTCAATGTTATTTTCTATGCTGACAATGCGCTGCTTCAATGGCTTTAATGCTTTACCCCGTTGGAAATTAATTTCGGAGCGCCTGCGCCGCAATTCTTTTTTATTGAACTTGGAATGTGGCTTCTTTTCAGTTGAGCTTTTCCGCGGCCTGTTCTCAACTTCGCCTTCCCATCCAACCTCTTGAAGGAACCGCTGGTAGCTTCCGTCAAACACATAGGTACGGTCCTGTTGAAAAACAATAAGCCGTTGTGCAAGGGCGTGAAGAAACATCTCATTATGGGTCACCATGATTACGGTACCGGGAAAGTTATCGATGGCGGCCAGGAGTGCATCACTCGATTCCATATCCAGATGGTTGGTCGGTTCGTCCAAGAGCAGCAGGTTAACCGGCCTAACCAGGAGTTTTCCCAGCATCACCCTGCTCTTTTCGCCGCCGGAAAGCACGCTGATTTTCTTCAATGCATCATTACCGCCAAACATCATGGCCCCGCATACGTTCCTGGCAAGCTGCCTGTCCACATGCGCAGCTGAATAAAGGATCTCCTCTTCCACCGTTCTTGTATCCACCAGGGTGCTCACATTGGTTTGTTCAAAAAACCCCTTTTTTACATTGGGGTTGTAACTCACCACCCCGCTCTGAGGATTAAGTTCTTCTGCCAGGAGCTTGAGCAACGTTGTTTTGCCCTTTCCGTTCTTACCTACCACACAGACACGATCACCTGCATTCACCATGATATCAAAGTTTTTGATCACCATGTTTTTTGAGTCATAGGAAAAGGAAAGGTTTTCTGTGTTCAAAACGCGTTTTGCCGGGAACGGACTGTAGCGAAACGAAAAATCGAGAGTCTTGATCTTTTCCAGCTTTTCCTTCTTTTCAGTTTTTGCCAGGGTTTTAATTCTGGACTGAACCATATTGGCCAGCCTCGCCTTGGCTCTAAAACGTGTTATAAACTGCCTGATTTCTTTTCGGCGACGCTCATCTTTTAAACGCGTCTTTTCGTAAATCTCCTCTTCCTGGGCAATTTGATTATAATACTTTTCGGTATCACCGGCAATCTTACGCAGCTTTCTTCGATTTATACCGATAATGTGGGTGACAAGATTATCCATGAAACTTCTGTTGTGAGTGATGAGCATGACTTCGTGGGGCCAGTTTATAAGAAAACGTTCAATCCAGCGGATAGAAGTTATATCAAGGTAGTTGGTCGGTTCATCGAGCAGGAGAAGGTCGGGATCGGCAGCAAGGGCCTTGGCAAGATTGAGGCGCACCTGGAATCCACCGGAAAATTCAGCTGGATGCCGCTTAAAATCCTCCTGGGAAAATCCCAGCCCGGCAAGAATTTTTTCCACTTTCCAGTAATGATCTTGTTCTTCTTCCCCAAGTCCGGTCATACATTCTTTAAGTGCGGTTTCCTGGGTAAAGTTTAGCTCCTGGTGTACATAGCTGATACGATAATTTTTTGGGATTGAAATGCTGCCGGAATCGGATGGTTCTTCACCGGCAATTAGCTTAAAAAGCGTTGTCTTACCATGGCCATTCCGTCCGACAACCCCCAACCTTTCCCTGGGGTTGAGCCTGAAACCTACTTCTTCAAACAGGGTGTGTCCGCCAAAACTTTTGCTAAGATGCTCTACATTAATCATGAGCCGTGAGCTATCAGTTTTCCAATCTTCGTGCAAGTAAAATATATATCTGCCCGGCTTTTCAGGCCACGCAGTCTGAGTTTTTTGGCAGTATCCTATCGGTTTAAAAACAGGGATTGGTTCCCATGGTATCACTGGGTTAAAAATGGGCTTGCCCTGCTGTCACGTGCTAAAACGCTTGACTT contains:
- a CDS encoding adenylate/guanylate cyclase domain-containing protein, with amino-acid sequence MDAESVYRKLTAILSADVKGYSRLMGDDEMATIETLTAYRELMSNCIRQYNGRVVDSTGDNLLAEFVSVVDAIECAVDIQKKLKSRNEKLPEARRMAFRIGVSLGDVIQDGDSIFGDGVNITARLEGLAEAGGVCISGTAYDHVKNKSVFGYEFLGKQKVKNISDPVRAYRVLTRPEDAGVLKYKVRRDDPKHRRRLRLVTFAVVVAIIAGMVSWKHQLNIKGHKPPIVRLLEKHRALKLPDKPSIAVLPFTNMSGDIDQDYFSDGMTEDLITDLSQISGLFVISRNSVFTYKGKAVKVKQVAKDLGVRYVLEGSVRRVSDRVRINAQLIDAKTGHHIWAERYDREMKHIFTLQDEVTGKIVEALAVKLVKDEQTRMTKKGTDNLGAYDLVLRGSALLNRYTRESNELAGEMFERAIQIDPGYTSAYEGLVWTRLIAWMHAWNYDPKLLDEALELGKKAVSLDESSPQGHVILGNVYLWKKRHEEAIAELKKAVFLNPNDADALSSLGEALVFSGLPKKGLGYLEKAIRLNPNYPEHYIFSLGHAFFELQMYEEAVAALQKAIIKNPNFMPAHSMLASCYGHLGKKEFARAKAEEVKRIIPQFSLKRAAEILPMKDEVFAHYAAGLRKAGFNYRAKPPAKLGRMAKAMLSI
- a CDS encoding efflux RND transporter permease subunit, with amino-acid sequence MTTVRIKIEKWFESLARVIYHHPLKTLFMMLVIIAPIVWQLPKLTIDISTEGFMHKSDPARVDYDTFRDQFGRDELIIVAIRSPEVFQAKFLKKLGELHQDLWENVPYLEDITSLINARNTRGEKDELIVEDLMENWPKTDEDIAAIKQRSLDNQLYQNLLISEDSKMTTIVIQTQTYSSVGTDIDAIDGFEDDEKKINFANDKQYLTDKENSEVVLAVNKVANKYRSPDFEIHIAGIAAVTHFLKHSMIKDVRRFLLLAFITVGAFLFIMFRRATGVVLPLLIVILSLISTIGLMAAFKAPIKLPTQILPSFMLAVSVGYSVHILAMFYHNFRKSRSREEAIVYSIGHSGLAVLMTAATTAGGLFSFSTSEVAPIADVGIFTGTGVLLAMVYTIILLPALLAIVPVKIKKNRKDLAEDTAIDRFLARTGRISTGHPYKILIISTVIIALSIVGIMNIHFSHDVLKWLPKNNSARIATEKIDQELRGSASLEIILDTGKENGLYDPDILTRMEKTAAYLETLEVGKVFAGKAWSLTTILKETNRALNENRKEFYAIPQDKKLIAQELLLFENSGSDDMEDFTDSQFSKARLMVKVPFVNAIAYTKFLKTVNDHFQEIYPDVKITITGMSALMFRTVVNAIASMSKSYIYALIVITVLMILLIGRLRIGLLSMVPNLAPIIITIGMMGWLNIPMNLFTMLVGNIAIGLAVDDTIHFMHNFRRYFEESRDAKFAVMETLHTTGRAMLVTSCVLSIGFFIFMFATMVNLIHFGFLTGLAIVLALLADYFIAPALLVVVNRPKKSR
- a CDS encoding TetR/AcrR family transcriptional regulator, encoding MVTNSLQTKRKKTIRRILNAAAKAFAEFGFEGARMDEIAKQANINKAMIYYHIGDKKALYAEVLRDIIGNAAEHFIGNLDENLSPQQKLKYYVNAVTQTMDQNPLLAPIMMREQASGGQHLPEIIVRNFATIIGMVTHILEEGVKQGVFIKASPFIIHSMVIGGIMFYKGSYPVRSRYDVFPENIKKLDDSVSGKVSSEIEKLILKAVTK
- the dfsP gene encoding DUF166 family (seleno)protein DfsP; the encoded protein is MMKKEQTAKPQQIVVFQQNGSGENKIQGILKYGKSLFKIKTISIDEYLPAVIDDGLPYLPNDIRADVVLDYLKHPDLSYDLAIMCREKNIPVVVSGKKVRVKGVFSPPTUCGLSRQVRLGLYGKKFGAPEFSVKVEAGKITDIKVKRGAPCGATWEAALRVGNMPAEEAIIRMGLETQFFCTADPAGWDPIYGKSPVHFAGDVHAAALKKAINNHSST
- a CDS encoding ABC-F family ATP-binding cassette domain-containing protein: MINVEHLSKSFGGHTLFEEVGFRLNPRERLGVVGRNGHGKTTLFKLIAGEEPSDSGSISIPKNYRISYVHQELNFTQETALKECMTGLGEEEQDHYWKVEKILAGLGFSQEDFKRHPAEFSGGFQVRLNLAKALAADPDLLLLDEPTNYLDITSIRWIERFLINWPHEVMLITHNRSFMDNLVTHIIGINRRKLRKIAGDTEKYYNQIAQEEEIYEKTRLKDERRRKEIRQFITRFRAKARLANMVQSRIKTLAKTEKKEKLEKIKTLDFSFRYSPFPAKRVLNTENLSFSYDSKNMVIKNFDIMVNAGDRVCVVGKNGKGKTTLLKLLAEELNPQSGVVSYNPNVKKGFFEQTNVSTLVDTRTVEEEILYSAAHVDRQLARNVCGAMMFGGNDALKKISVLSGGEKSRVMLGKLLVRPVNLLLLDEPTNHLDMESSDALLAAIDNFPGTVIMVTHNEMFLHALAQRLIVFQQDRTYVFDGSYQRFLQEVGWEGEVENRPRKSSTEKKPHSKFNKKELRRRRSEINFQRGKALKPLKQRIVSIENNIDMHEKKLNKLNEKMLKASQQQDGLRIAELSRLLHDCRMTIDSLFDELETVTDQFDEQNALFEKKLRQLDFELLP